The following proteins are co-located in the Halogeometricum sp. S1BR25-6 genome:
- a CDS encoding DUF6789 family protein: MSIIPYVLAVIVLSVVILRARYGSFRNFSRIVFADGGHVQGEETEEREKKQNLLRWVTTVDHKDIGLMYLVFGTAAALWGGVDAMMIRTELLTPAVDVWSEETYNALFTTHGLTMLFFFVTPVFFGMANYFLPLFVGADDLAFPRINAIAFWLLPPSLLLVRGGLLTEILARILGLGLPRSMLQLLYTLAPPATGWTLYTPLSTQLVNPQIDFMLLGLHLSGLSTMMGAINFIVTIFMKRGPDVDIGDLDIFTWSMLTTSGIILFAFPLLGSALLMLLLDRNFGTSFYAVEAGGSILYQNLFWFFGHPEVYIIFLPATGLMSTILPKFSGRKLFGFKFVVYSTLAIGVLSFGVWAHHMFTTGMDPRILTSFMIVSIAIAVPSAIKVFNWLTTMWKGNIRLTAPMLFSAGGLSLFVIGGITGVFLASIPIDVMYQDTYYVVGHFHMILMAIIPFQMFAASYYWFPIITERMYNQRLARLQAVLTSVGVFVTFMAFLILGALGMPRRFASYPPKFQFLNDVATIGAYIIGFSVLLWVYNMLHSLWFGDIVRDADVWDLKKTQQFTREWQAFEVRLAEKYGVTSPPPEETRAAAESQMVGDQKDEADTGSPKAFEDLSGVGRDVVVGAVAGFVGMMLMSAVLYVGSLLGVFQLAAFAELAELVGVQGSPSIGYFIFLGGGMTTWALLFVTFADFLPGEPLVRTGLVFAVVMLPGFFVAFYSGQSGLELVGYILVAFVAHLAYGTGLAATFKMLSGRLQTSLVHVSE, from the coding sequence ATGAGTATCATACCATACGTACTCGCGGTAATCGTTCTCTCTGTCGTGATTCTCCGGGCACGATACGGCTCATTCCGAAATTTCTCTCGAATCGTTTTCGCGGATGGTGGACACGTCCAAGGTGAAGAGACGGAGGAACGCGAGAAGAAACAGAACCTTCTCCGGTGGGTGACGACCGTCGACCACAAGGACATCGGTCTCATGTACCTCGTGTTCGGGACCGCGGCGGCCCTGTGGGGCGGCGTCGACGCAATGATGATTCGGACGGAACTGCTGACGCCTGCCGTCGACGTGTGGTCCGAAGAGACGTACAACGCGCTGTTCACCACCCATGGGCTGACGATGCTGTTCTTCTTCGTCACCCCGGTGTTCTTCGGCATGGCCAACTACTTCCTTCCGTTGTTTGTCGGCGCCGACGACCTGGCGTTCCCCCGCATCAACGCCATCGCCTTCTGGCTCCTCCCTCCCTCGTTACTCCTCGTCCGCGGTGGCCTCCTCACCGAAATCCTCGCACGGATCCTTGGCCTCGGGCTGCCTCGATCAATGCTCCAGCTTTTGTACACTCTCGCTCCACCAGCAACGGGATGGACACTCTATACCCCGCTATCGACACAATTAGTCAATCCACAGATAGATTTTATGCTACTTGGATTACATTTGAGCGGGCTGTCGACGATGATGGGGGCGATAAACTTCATCGTCACCATCTTCATGAAGCGCGGTCCGGACGTCGATATCGGCGATCTCGACATCTTCACGTGGTCGATGCTGACGACGAGCGGAATCATTCTGTTCGCGTTCCCGCTTCTCGGGAGCGCCCTCCTCATGCTGCTCCTTGACCGCAACTTCGGCACCTCCTTCTACGCTGTGGAGGCAGGCGGGTCGATACTGTATCAGAACCTCTTTTGGTTCTTCGGCCACCCCGAGGTGTACATCATCTTCCTGCCCGCGACAGGACTGATGAGCACCATCCTCCCGAAGTTCTCGGGTCGGAAGCTGTTCGGCTTCAAGTTCGTCGTCTACTCGACGCTGGCCATCGGCGTCCTCTCGTTCGGCGTCTGGGCGCACCACATGTTCACAACAGGGATGGATCCGCGAATTCTCACTTCCTTCATGATCGTCTCCATCGCTATCGCCGTTCCGAGCGCCATCAAGGTGTTCAACTGGCTGACGACGATGTGGAAGGGGAACATCCGGTTGACCGCACCGATGCTGTTCTCCGCCGGGGGGCTCAGCCTGTTCGTTATCGGGGGAATTACAGGCGTCTTCCTCGCGTCCATCCCCATCGACGTGATGTATCAGGATACCTACTACGTCGTCGGACACTTCCACATGATCCTGATGGCGATCATCCCGTTCCAGATGTTCGCTGCCTCCTACTACTGGTTCCCCATCATCACCGAACGGATGTACAACCAACGTCTGGCGCGCCTCCAAGCTGTCCTCACATCCGTCGGTGTGTTCGTTACGTTCATGGCGTTCCTGATACTTGGCGCCCTTGGAATGCCCCGGCGGTTCGCCTCCTACCCACCGAAGTTCCAATTTCTCAATGACGTGGCTACTATCGGGGCATATATTATCGGCTTCAGTGTCCTCTTGTGGGTGTACAACATGCTGCATTCGCTGTGGTTCGGCGACATCGTCCGTGACGCCGACGTATGGGACCTGAAGAAGACCCAGCAGTTCACCCGCGAGTGGCAGGCGTTTGAGGTGCGCCTCGCCGAGAAGTACGGCGTCACCAGCCCCCCGCCTGAGGAGACGCGGGCCGCCGCGGAGAGCCAGATGGTCGGCGACCAGAAGGACGAGGCGGACACGGGCAGTCCGAAGGCGTTCGAGGACCTCTCGGGCGTCGGCCGCGACGTCGTCGTCGGCGCCGTCGCCGGCTTCGTCGGCATGATGCTCATGTCGGCCGTCCTCTACGTCGGGTCTCTCCTCGGCGTCTTCCAACTGGCGGCGTTCGCTGAACTGGCTGAGCTCGTCGGCGTGCAGGGGAGTCCGTCCATCGGCTACTTCATCTTCCTCGGCGGCGGCATGACCACGTGGGCGCTCCTGTTCGTCACCTTCGCGGACTTCCTGCCGGGAGAACCCCTCGTCAGGACGGGCCTCGTGTTCGCTGTGGTGATGCTGCCGGGCTTTTTCGTGGCGTTCTACAGCGGGCAGTCCGGGTTGGAACTCGTCGGCTACATTCTAGTGGCGTTCGTTGCCCACCTTGCGTATGGCACCGGACTCGCGGCTACATTCAAAATGCTGAGCGGGCGTCTGCAGACATCGCTCGTTCACGTCTCAGAATGA